From Pseudoleptotrichia goodfellowii, a single genomic window includes:
- a CDS encoding AAA family ATPase, with translation MKTLPIGKSDFKEIIEYNSYYLDKTLLIEELLKENFKVQLFTRPRRFGKTLNMSMLKYFFDIENAEENKKLFKSLAIEKSEYFKEQGQYPVVFISFKDLEANNWEEMIIRIKNLLSEVFSNYKHLVKGLDEFDLPIFKKIINEELDISNLKSVLRFLTKILYEKYDKKVVLLIDEYDKPIISAYEHGYYNKAISFFKSFYSLTLKDNSYLRTGVMTGILQVAKEGIFSGLNNLMVHNILENRYTTYFGLTEEEVKNTLTDYDLKENISDVKKWYNGYKFGNSEIYNPWSILNYLYGKELKAYWINTSSNELIYEALEKSEEDVFNELRELFEDKSIQKTINASFNFQDIRNLRGIWQLFVYSGYLKIDESLGNNIYSLKIPNYEVKSFFEESFINHFLGNQDSFREMLIGLKKKDIREFERKLQQVFKLSISYNDIGKEEKYYHNLLLGMILAMQNEYNIDSNREDGYGRYDIFIEPKNKLDTGFILEFKVAESEEELEKKSLEAIEQVKEKEYFTSMKNNGIKDILVLGIAFYKKKIKVSYEKI, from the coding sequence ATGAAAACTTTACCGATAGGAAAAAGTGATTTTAAAGAAATAATAGAATATAATTCTTATTATCTTGATAAAACTTTACTAATTGAAGAATTGTTAAAAGAAAATTTTAAAGTACAATTATTTACAAGACCTCGAAGATTTGGAAAAACATTGAATATGTCAATGTTAAAATATTTTTTTGATATAGAAAATGCTGAAGAAAATAAAAAGTTATTCAAAAGTTTAGCAATAGAAAAATCAGAATATTTTAAAGAACAGGGGCAATATCCTGTGGTATTTATTTCATTTAAAGATTTAGAGGCAAATAATTGGGAAGAAATGATAATTAGAATAAAAAACTTATTATCTGAAGTATTTTCTAATTATAAGCATTTAGTTAAAGGGCTGGATGAATTTGATTTACCTATATTTAAAAAAATTATAAATGAAGAATTGGATATATCTAATTTAAAATCAGTTTTAAGATTTTTAACAAAAATATTATACGAAAAATATGATAAAAAAGTAGTTTTATTAATAGATGAATATGATAAGCCCATAATATCAGCTTATGAACATGGCTACTATAATAAAGCTATTTCATTCTTTAAATCTTTTTACAGTTTGACATTAAAAGATAATTCTTATCTAAGAACAGGAGTAATGACCGGGATTTTACAGGTTGCTAAAGAAGGCATATTTTCAGGTTTGAATAATCTAATGGTTCATAATATTTTAGAAAACAGATACACTACATATTTCGGTTTGACAGAAGAGGAAGTTAAAAATACTTTGACTGATTATGACTTAAAGGAAAATATTTCAGATGTCAAGAAGTGGTATAACGGTTATAAATTCGGAAATAGTGAAATATATAATCCTTGGAGTATATTAAATTATTTGTACGGAAAAGAATTAAAAGCATACTGGATAAATACCTCCAGTAATGAATTAATTTATGAGGCATTGGAAAAATCCGAAGAAGATGTGTTTAATGAGTTAAGAGAGCTTTTTGAAGATAAATCAATTCAAAAAACAATAAATGCCAGTTTTAATTTTCAGGATATAAGAAATTTAAGAGGGATATGGCAATTATTTGTTTACAGCGGTTATTTAAAAATAGACGAGAGTTTAGGAAATAATATATACTCTCTAAAAATACCTAATTATGAAGTCAAAAGTTTTTTTGAAGAAAGTTTTATAAATCATTTTTTAGGAAATCAGGATTCATTTAGAGAAATGCTTATTGGACTAAAAAAGAAAGATATTAGAGAATTTGAAAGAAAATTACAACAGGTGTTTAAGTTAAGTATTAGCTACAATGATATCGGAAAAGAAGAAAAATATTATCATAATTTATTATTGGGAATGATACTGGCTATGCAAAATGAATATAATATAGATTCTAACAGAGAAGACGGCTATGGAAGATATGATATTTTCATTGAGCCGAAAAATAAACTTGATACAGGTTTTATTTTAGAATTTAAAGTTGCAGAAAGTGAAGAAGAATTAGAGAAAAAATCTTTAGAGGCTATTGAACAAGTAAAAGAAAAAGAATACTTTACTTCGATGAAAAATAACGGAATTAAAGATATTTTAGTTTTAGGCATAGCTTTTTATAAGAAGAAAATAAAAGTCAGTTATGAGAAAATATAA
- a CDS encoding EndoU domain-containing protein has translation MDIKKIFKKIVEILLIVILCVAVTRFFINKEQKQKKDTAVSQKSSGKEKSDKNYAQYKNNKKSNKKKKKEYNTETNNNNQNSDSEKTVSSGNRKYKIDYDHIIGGDINSSGEKVTGGHTLLRGDVRIIKKIGSPASNGVYRATVEIKRPDGKWQKKTSNGGVNTMFPENWDEARVIDEINSAWENRKELKGRDSNMWQGISKSGVIIRGYKSPRITAYPIYEGER, from the coding sequence ATGGATATAAAAAAGATTTTTAAGAAAATAGTGGAAATATTGCTGATTGTTATACTGTGTGTGGCAGTAACGAGATTTTTTATAAATAAAGAGCAGAAACAGAAAAAGGATACGGCAGTTTCTCAGAAAAGCTCTGGGAAAGAAAAATCTGATAAAAATTATGCTCAATATAAAAATAATAAAAAATCAAACAAAAAAAAGAAAAAAGAATATAATACTGAAACGAATAACAATAATCAAAACTCCGATTCGGAAAAAACCGTTTCATCAGGGAACAGAAAATATAAAATAGACTATGATCATATAATAGGCGGAGATATAAATTCGAGCGGTGAAAAAGTGACGGGAGGACACACTCTTCTCAGAGGAGATGTAAGAATCATAAAGAAAATAGGTTCTCCCGCTTCTAACGGAGTTTACAGAGCAACTGTAGAAATAAAAAGACCGGACGGAAAATGGCAGAAAAAAACGAGTAACGGCGGAGTAAATACAATGTTTCCTGAAAACTGGGATGAAGCGAGAGTTATAGACGAGATAAATTCTGCATGGGAAAACAGAAAGGAACTCAAAGGAAGAGACAGCAATATGTGGCAGGGAATAAGTAAAAGCGGAGTTATAATAAGAGGTTATAAAAGTCCGAGGATAACAGCCTATCCTATTTATGAAGGAGAGAGATAA
- a CDS encoding phosphohexomutase domain-containing protein, translating to MELKHLVSGTDIRGIVSEFEGKEINLSEKEVKFIALGFSRWIKRKYERKADEENRKIKVSVGYDARLTGPKFAEIIREELKQEGIDVYDCKMSITPSLFMSTVFKNYKADGAIMITASHLPSYYNGIKFFTVEGGFEKSDVLDMLEMAGRRKCQCEQNLKKAMGIKDKKGRSSEKNLAEDYADYLCKFIIKETGGEENPLKGLKVVIDAGNGAAGFFADKVIEKLGGDSTGSQFLNPDGSFPNHVPNPEAKEAIDSLKKAVLDNKADFGIIFDADGDRSAFVDKSGREINRNRLIALLSDILIKQKDGATIVTDSVTSMGLKKFIEDRGGKHHRFQRGYKNVINEAKKLNKKGIYTPLAIETSGHAAFMDNYFLDDGAYMAALLLIQLVKSKKAGISFTDTLNELKDPMEEKEIRFSIKAADFRESGNKVLDKLPEYVRKINGWELEKPNYEGVRVICDGNNWFLLRLSLHEPLLCLNIETEEKGKVKDIEKKLYEFLKNYDEVDSSVLNN from the coding sequence ATGGAATTGAAGCATTTGGTGAGCGGAACGGATATCAGAGGAATCGTTTCGGAATTTGAAGGAAAAGAGATTAATTTGTCTGAAAAGGAAGTTAAATTTATTGCTCTCGGATTTTCCAGATGGATAAAAAGAAAATACGAAAGAAAAGCAGATGAAGAAAATCGAAAAATAAAAGTTTCCGTAGGATATGACGCAAGGCTTACAGGACCGAAATTTGCGGAAATAATAAGGGAAGAACTGAAACAGGAGGGAATAGACGTATATGACTGCAAAATGTCAATAACTCCTTCACTTTTTATGTCTACAGTATTTAAAAATTATAAAGCAGACGGAGCAATAATGATAACAGCCAGTCATCTGCCGAGTTACTATAACGGAATAAAGTTTTTCACTGTAGAAGGAGGATTTGAAAAATCCGATGTCCTTGATATGCTTGAAATGGCAGGAAGAAGAAAATGTCAATGTGAGCAGAACTTGAAAAAAGCAATGGGAATAAAAGATAAAAAAGGCAGAAGCAGCGAAAAAAATCTTGCAGAAGATTATGCCGATTATTTGTGTAAATTTATAATAAAAGAAACAGGCGGAGAAGAAAATCCGCTTAAAGGCTTGAAAGTGGTAATAGATGCCGGAAACGGAGCAGCGGGATTTTTTGCCGATAAAGTAATAGAAAAATTGGGAGGAGATTCTACAGGAAGTCAGTTTTTAAATCCTGACGGCAGTTTTCCAAATCATGTTCCCAATCCTGAAGCCAAAGAAGCTATAGATTCTTTGAAAAAAGCAGTTTTGGATAATAAAGCCGATTTCGGAATAATTTTCGATGCAGACGGCGACAGAAGTGCTTTTGTGGATAAAAGCGGAAGAGAAATAAACAGAAACCGTTTAATTGCATTATTAAGCGATATACTTATAAAACAGAAAGACGGAGCGACTATAGTTACCGACTCGGTTACGTCAATGGGATTGAAAAAATTTATTGAAGACAGAGGCGGGAAACACCACAGATTTCAAAGAGGATATAAAAATGTAATCAATGAAGCTAAAAAACTCAATAAAAAAGGAATTTATACTCCTCTTGCCATAGAAACTTCAGGACATGCGGCATTTATGGATAATTATTTTCTTGATGACGGAGCGTACATGGCGGCTTTACTTTTAATTCAACTGGTAAAAAGTAAAAAAGCAGGAATAAGTTTCACGGACACGCTGAATGAACTGAAAGATCCTATGGAAGAAAAAGAAATAAGATTTTCTATAAAAGCGGCAGACTTTAGAGAATCAGGAAATAAAGTACTGGATAAATTGCCTGAATATGTGAGAAAAATTAACGGTTGGGAATTGGAAAAACCTAATTATGAAGGTGTAAGGGTAATATGCGACGGGAATAACTGGTTTTTATTAAGATTGTCATTACATGAACCGCTGCTTTGTCTGAATATAGAAACAGAAGAAAAAGGAAAAGTTAAAGATATAGAGAAAAAACTTTATGAGTTCCTGAAAAATTACGATGAAGTAGACAGTTCGGTGTTAAATAATTAG
- a CDS encoding ATPase has translation MKSSEITEKLKNEANQNKKSASYLFYGDKRVDLLFYALEFSKIIMTSGIDKNSEEYKSIIKRIDNFQYPDIEIINKENKNIKIDEVREIIYSAIESSYSSPKKIFILSGIESLRKESSNALLKILEEPPKDVYFILLSRSLNIIPTIKSRTIKFHIEAENNEELDVSKEIYYFFDGNENNIRKWKERNISLGEYDRYVSTSREALDYIIKMKKYMEDENTENEETETDELDLIIKYNKSIEYIAKKIKFFDLKEVYTIINEIEKEFKQEREKLTEFLTKIIINAKNSINGDKLKKLINLKNSIRSNVNTRSVLFNFFDLLQEA, from the coding sequence ATGAAAAGCAGTGAAATAACGGAAAAACTTAAAAATGAAGCAAATCAGAATAAAAAAAGTGCCAGTTATCTTTTTTACGGAGATAAAAGAGTTGACTTACTTTTTTATGCACTGGAGTTTTCTAAAATAATAATGACTTCGGGAATTGATAAAAACTCCGAAGAATATAAAAGTATAATAAAAAGAATAGATAATTTTCAGTATCCTGATATTGAGATTATAAATAAAGAAAATAAAAATATAAAAATCGATGAAGTACGTGAAATTATTTATTCGGCGATAGAATCTTCATACAGTTCGCCTAAAAAGATTTTTATACTTTCGGGAATAGAGAGCCTTAGAAAAGAGTCTTCCAATGCTTTGCTGAAAATATTGGAAGAACCGCCTAAAGATGTATATTTTATTTTGTTATCGAGAAGTCTGAATATTATCCCTACAATAAAATCCAGAACAATAAAATTTCATATAGAAGCCGAAAATAATGAAGAGCTTGATGTAAGTAAAGAAATTTATTATTTTTTTGACGGAAATGAAAATAATATAAGAAAATGGAAAGAAAGAAATATTTCTTTGGGAGAATATGACAGATACGTGTCAACAAGCCGAGAAGCATTGGATTATATTATAAAAATGAAAAAATATATGGAAGATGAAAATACTGAAAATGAAGAAACTGAAACTGACGAATTGGATTTAATAATAAAATATAATAAAAGCATCGAATATATTGCAAAAAAAATTAAATTTTTTGATTTGAAAGAAGTTTATACAATTATTAATGAAATTGAAAAAGAATTTAAGCAGGAAAGAGAAAAACTGACAGAGTTTCTTACAAAAATAATAATAAATGCAAAAAATTCAATAAATGGGGATAAATTGAAAAAACTTATAAATTTAAAAAACAGTATTAGAAGTAATGTAAACACAAGAAGTGTTTTGTTTAATTTTTTTGATTTATTGCAGGAAGCATAA
- the mreB gene encoding rod shape-determining protein, which yields MAIFDFFKIFRVNKSISIDLGTANMLIYDKQKKKIVLNEPSVVARDRKTGKIIAVGKEAREMLGKTPASIEAIKPLQDGVIADIDSTKEMISYFLHKIYGNSLFKPEVMICVPIEVTSVERKALFDSVNGAKKIYIIEEGRAAIIGSGIDISQPEGNMVVDIGGGSTDIAILSLDEVISSKSIKTAGNKFDEDIVKYIKKKYNLLVGDRTAEKIKKELGTALKVADPEVMTIKGRDLAVGIPNTIELNANEVYEAIEDSLYQIVNSSKEVLEKCPPELAADILDNGIVMTGGGSLIRNFVELMENEIGIKVYLAENPLDSVVIGGGKAFDNKKLLKTLQMRES from the coding sequence ATGGCAATATTTGATTTCTTTAAAATATTCAGAGTTAATAAAAGTATCTCGATAGATTTGGGGACGGCTAATATGCTTATTTACGATAAACAGAAAAAGAAAATAGTATTAAACGAACCTTCGGTTGTAGCGAGAGACAGAAAGACAGGGAAAATAATAGCTGTAGGAAAAGAAGCGAGAGAAATGTTAGGAAAAACTCCTGCGAGCATTGAAGCTATAAAGCCTTTACAGGACGGGGTTATTGCTGATATAGATTCTACAAAAGAAATGATAAGTTATTTTTTACATAAAATATACGGAAATTCTTTATTTAAACCGGAAGTTATGATTTGTGTACCGATAGAAGTTACAAGTGTAGAAAGGAAAGCACTTTTTGATTCGGTAAACGGAGCAAAAAAAATATATATTATAGAAGAAGGAAGAGCCGCAATAATAGGTTCCGGAATAGATATTTCCCAACCTGAAGGAAATATGGTAGTAGATATAGGTGGAGGTTCCACAGATATTGCAATACTTTCCCTTGACGAAGTAATTTCCAGTAAATCAATAAAAACAGCAGGAAATAAATTTGATGAAGATATTGTAAAATACATAAAGAAAAAGTATAATTTATTAGTAGGGGACAGAACTGCCGAAAAGATCAAAAAAGAACTGGGAACAGCTCTAAAAGTTGCAGATCCTGAAGTTATGACTATAAAAGGAAGAGATTTGGCAGTGGGAATACCTAATACTATAGAATTAAATGCGAACGAAGTGTACGAAGCTATAGAAGATTCCCTTTATCAGATAGTAAACTCTTCCAAAGAAGTATTGGAGAAATGCCCTCCCGAACTTGCAGCCGATATACTTGATAACGGAATAGTTATGACAGGTGGAGGTTCTTTAATAAGAAACTTTGTAGAACTTATGGAAAATGAAATCGGGATAAAAGTCTATCTGGCTGAAAATCCTTTAGATTCAGTAGTTATAGGTGGAGGAAAGGCTTTCGATAATAAGAAATTGCTAAAAACTTTACAAATGAGAGAAAGTTAA
- the cysS gene encoding cysteine--tRNA ligase, with protein MNLYNTMSNKIEEFKPIEEGKVKMYVCGPTVYNYIHLGNARPVVIFDILARYFKYRGYDVTYVQNFTDVDDKIIKRANEEGISPKEVTEKYIQGFFEDTESLNILKDIKRPKVTENIAEIIETIEKLIENGYAYEIDGNVFFDVKKYEDYGKLSNQKIDELEIGARVDIMEIKNNPLDFALWKKKKEGEPYWDSPWGQGRPGWHIECSAMSKKYLGETFDIHGGGQDLIFPHHENEIAQSKCAYHGHFAKYWVHNGFVQVNGDKMSKSTGNFFLLREILGKFSGNVIRLFILSTHYRKPVNFSFEDMENTKKTLQNVISSIRRFEKSLEKLSSGIKSEDVSDEKINEINKVFKEKIKSFDVKFIGAMDEDMNTPQALSTIFDQIRETNRFCDDIEKISDKERNDSSFLLFEALELSYKNLKTKIEDVLGVLLMDEKKENKDDLSKNLIELLIKIRTEARKEKNFSLSDEIRDELKKIGVEIKDNKDGTTSYTLI; from the coding sequence ATGAACCTATACAACACGATGTCCAACAAAATAGAAGAGTTTAAGCCCATAGAAGAGGGGAAAGTAAAAATGTACGTGTGCGGACCTACGGTTTATAACTATATCCATTTGGGAAATGCAAGACCTGTAGTGATTTTTGATATATTGGCAAGATATTTTAAATATAGAGGCTACGATGTTACTTATGTGCAAAATTTTACCGATGTGGACGATAAAATAATAAAAAGAGCAAATGAAGAAGGGATAAGCCCTAAAGAAGTAACTGAAAAATATATTCAGGGATTTTTTGAGGATACCGAATCATTAAATATTTTAAAAGATATAAAAAGACCTAAAGTAACCGAAAATATAGCTGAAATTATAGAAACAATAGAAAAACTTATTGAAAACGGATATGCTTATGAAATTGACGGGAATGTATTTTTTGATGTGAAAAAATATGAAGATTATGGAAAGCTCTCCAATCAGAAAATAGACGAGCTGGAAATAGGTGCAAGAGTGGATATTATGGAAATAAAGAATAATCCTCTCGATTTTGCCTTATGGAAGAAAAAGAAGGAGGGAGAACCATACTGGGACTCGCCTTGGGGTCAGGGACGTCCGGGCTGGCACATAGAATGCAGTGCCATGTCAAAAAAGTATTTGGGAGAAACTTTTGATATACACGGAGGCGGACAGGATCTGATTTTTCCGCACCATGAAAATGAAATAGCTCAAAGTAAATGTGCTTATCACGGACATTTTGCGAAATATTGGGTGCATAACGGTTTTGTACAGGTAAACGGCGATAAAATGTCCAAATCTACGGGAAATTTCTTTTTACTAAGGGAAATATTAGGGAAATTTTCAGGAAATGTGATAAGATTATTTATACTCAGTACTCATTACAGAAAGCCTGTAAATTTTTCTTTTGAAGATATGGAAAATACTAAAAAAACTTTGCAGAATGTAATTTCTTCTATAAGAAGATTTGAAAAGTCTTTAGAAAAATTAAGCTCCGGGATTAAAAGCGAAGATGTTTCGGATGAAAAAATAAATGAAATTAATAAAGTTTTTAAAGAAAAAATAAAAAGTTTTGATGTAAAATTTATTGGAGCAATGGATGAAGATATGAATACACCTCAGGCTTTATCGACAATATTTGATCAGATAAGGGAAACAAACAGATTTTGCGATGATATTGAAAAAATATCGGATAAAGAGAGAAATGATAGCAGCTTTTTATTGTTTGAAGCATTGGAATTATCCTATAAAAATTTGAAAACGAAAATAGAAGATGTTTTGGGAGTTTTGTTAATGGACGAAAAAAAAGAAAATAAAGATGATTTGTCAAAAAATCTTATAGAATTGCTCATAAAAATAAGAACTGAAGCAAGAAAAGAAAAGAATTTCAGTTTGTCCGACGAAATTCGGGACGAATTGAAAAAAATCGGAGTGGAAATTAAAGACAATAAAGACGGTACTACAAGTTATACTTTAATATAA
- a CDS encoding endonuclease MutS2 — protein MKKNYDVLEFYKIINELINLSKLEKTKEKFIDTDIIKDKSVLDKELMLMTEMIDFYKFDDGFELTGMSDIQRYINSIELIGSYLNAEDFADLKKNLAVYRISKSRAKNVRDKYKIIWGLFSDTEEVKDIEQFIGDAVNDDGNIKDDASIGLRDIRRQKQNINANIKEKFDELMSGKDTQKAIQERIITQRNDRYVIAVKTDFKGLIKGIEHDRSATGSTVYIEPLNVVSLNNKLREYEAREREEIRKILLRLTELIRTKKEEITEIKEILERLDFLNAKTAYSLNKKCTVPKIINKEYLKLVEARHPLIDENAVVPINFELGNNENIMLITGPNTGGKTVTLKVAGLLTLMALSGIPVPAHEKTEIGHFGSVLADIGDEQSIEQNLSSFSGHVKKIKEIVEQANSKSLVLMDELGSGTDPMEGAAFAMAIIDYLNGKNIKSIITTHYSEVKAYAFNTTGIKSASMEFNVETLSPTYKLLEGIPGESNALIIAGKYGISEQIINSAKSYISEDNQKVEQMLKSIKEKNDELEVLKFELENTKRELEDQKNSYEQKIIQVENEKNEVIKKAYEEADNYLKEVQSKAKNLIDRISQDEIKKEEAKNAQRSLNMLRESFIADKKQNVKERKIVARNIDIQEGEEVLVKTLNQNGKVLRIIPDTNNVQVQAGILKLVVSLDNIVKIQKKKTNRFKSFASLKSTQVRGEIDLRGKNADEAIAELEVYLDRAMLTGYHEVYIIHGKGTMILRKKIQEFLKTSKYVTEFKDANQNEGGIGCTVATLK, from the coding sequence ATGAAAAAGAATTATGATGTTTTGGAATTTTATAAAATAATAAATGAACTTATAAATTTATCAAAACTTGAGAAAACAAAAGAAAAATTTATAGATACGGACATAATTAAAGATAAATCCGTACTGGACAAAGAGCTTATGCTTATGACGGAAATGATAGACTTTTACAAATTTGATGACGGATTTGAGCTTACAGGAATGTCTGATATACAAAGATATATAAATTCCATCGAGCTGATAGGTTCTTATCTGAATGCCGAAGATTTTGCTGATTTGAAGAAAAATCTTGCTGTTTACAGAATTTCCAAAAGCCGTGCCAAAAATGTGAGAGATAAATATAAAATAATATGGGGACTGTTTTCGGACACTGAAGAAGTAAAGGATATAGAGCAGTTCATAGGAGATGCGGTAAATGATGACGGCAATATAAAAGACGATGCTTCTATCGGACTTAGAGATATAAGAAGACAGAAACAGAATATAAATGCCAATATAAAAGAAAAATTTGACGAACTTATGTCGGGAAAAGACACGCAAAAAGCCATTCAGGAAAGAATAATAACTCAAAGAAACGATAGATATGTAATAGCTGTAAAAACTGACTTTAAAGGACTTATCAAAGGGATAGAACACGACAGATCGGCAACAGGTAGCACTGTTTATATCGAGCCTTTGAATGTTGTATCTTTAAACAACAAACTCAGAGAATACGAAGCGAGAGAAAGAGAAGAGATAAGAAAAATACTTTTAAGACTGACTGAATTAATAAGAACTAAAAAAGAAGAAATAACAGAAATAAAAGAAATATTAGAAAGACTTGATTTTTTAAATGCAAAAACTGCTTATTCGCTAAATAAAAAATGTACAGTGCCTAAAATTATAAATAAAGAATATTTGAAATTAGTAGAAGCAAGACACCCTTTGATTGATGAGAATGCCGTTGTTCCTATAAATTTTGAGTTAGGAAACAATGAAAATATAATGCTTATTACGGGACCGAATACAGGGGGAAAAACTGTTACCCTTAAAGTTGCGGGATTACTCACTTTGATGGCTTTGTCGGGAATACCGGTTCCTGCCCATGAAAAAACCGAAATAGGGCATTTCGGAAGTGTTCTTGCGGATATAGGTGATGAGCAGAGTATAGAGCAGAATTTGTCGTCTTTTTCAGGACATGTGAAAAAAATAAAGGAAATAGTCGAACAGGCAAACAGTAAGTCTCTTGTACTTATGGACGAGCTTGGAAGCGGAACGGATCCTATGGAAGGAGCTGCTTTTGCTATGGCGATTATAGATTATCTGAACGGGAAAAATATAAAATCTATAATAACTACCCATTACAGTGAAGTAAAAGCATACGCATTCAATACCACCGGAATAAAAAGTGCTTCTATGGAGTTTAATGTGGAAACATTGTCGCCGACATATAAACTTCTCGAAGGGATACCAGGAGAAAGCAATGCCCTTATAATTGCAGGAAAATACGGTATAAGCGAACAGATTATAAACAGTGCCAAAAGCTATATAAGTGAAGATAATCAGAAAGTCGAACAGATGCTCAAGTCCATTAAAGAGAAAAATGACGAACTGGAAGTGCTTAAATTTGAATTGGAAAACACAAAAAGAGAATTGGAAGATCAAAAAAATTCTTATGAACAGAAAATAATTCAAGTAGAAAACGAAAAAAACGAAGTTATTAAAAAGGCTTATGAAGAAGCTGACAATTATCTGAAAGAAGTGCAGTCAAAGGCTAAAAATCTCATAGACAGAATAAGTCAGGACGAAATAAAAAAAGAAGAAGCAAAAAATGCCCAGAGAAGCCTGAATATGTTGAGAGAGTCGTTTATTGCCGACAAGAAGCAGAATGTAAAAGAAAGAAAAATTGTAGCAAGAAATATAGATATTCAGGAGGGTGAAGAAGTTCTTGTAAAAACTTTGAATCAGAACGGAAAAGTTTTGCGTATAATTCCCGACACAAACAATGTTCAGGTACAGGCAGGAATATTGAAACTGGTCGTTTCACTGGACAATATTGTTAAAATCCAAAAGAAAAAAACGAACAGATTTAAAAGCTTTGCTTCGTTAAAATCCACTCAAGTCAGAGGAGAAATAGATTTGAGAGGGAAAAATGCCGACGAAGCCATAGCGGAACTCGAAGTATACCTCGACAGAGCAATGCTTACAGGCTATCATGAAGTTTATATTATTCACGGAAAAGGAACAATGATTTTAAGAAAGAAAATACAGGAATTTTTAAAAACTTCCAAATATGTAACCGAATTTAAAGATGCCAACCAGAATGAAGGCGGGATAGGGTGTACAGTAGCTACATTAAAATAG